From Companilactobacillus heilongjiangensis, one genomic window encodes:
- a CDS encoding transglycosylase domain-containing protein, with amino-acid sequence MRKKKMEHRLIKKRKKWPWILLTIVLLIVLSVGAFWWKYGYDIRNTIADGYSYSQGLKKSDFHPKNSTVIYDRNGKEIKKLSQSSSNYTDINDINPKISKGLVAVEDQRFYIHHGVDLYGILRSTVSTVLHRRTEGGSTLTQQLVKNVILQDQSQNLTRKLKEMVIAQQLEKKFTKQQILEFYINDVYMGHGSYGFSAASDYYFSQDQKDLSIDKLAVLVGIPNNPVYYDPVAAPQRTIKRRNMILYIFHQRGLISKKTYLTARKRPLGLKINQKRYDNNVSNNYALSYAVFNATEELMKSAGFTMRYDFKDNADRNAYNTSYQQAYERAHGQLMDGGYTIRTTIDETVQNKIEQLVNNTYKAYTGRDVHGKLAPQVSSTVVDNKTGDVIAIVGGRTTNGDQVNRAISGYRQPGSTAKPIVAYAPAFERGYFPQSTVIDSAVGNPVVHNWYSGYTGSNTLRHALENSINTIAYKLAASDTKHTYYDDLVKMEFARLSPEQKEEPRLAIGSFKYGTTTTEMASAYSSFSRGGQFIHPSNLSSIYDNDNDRFIYQNTHMKKDVYTKNASYMMLNTMQSVITDGLGKAAALDNYKYTAGKTGTTDDTKDSYFVGMTPNFTIANWTGNDVPSTLTQSEDALTMQAFKAEGEYMVDYTKQKQTNFKKPSTVTVSGGNISVKASNEKPSIQDIIDNDFSKYNTDQEDKNTNRLYNLDYRIIYHLTKKEEFSREDKVQKAIDKYNESPITKESQYNSKLSELQKIRYLNANVKRQSAKIDFNKQILELQKDLNMSQAMFQAAKDNKKVAKYEAEKETIETERAQKRQSMVDKLMPQYNSQLQKVKDAYKNDDSDKADQKQKLVDIMNEIRSYGGNVPDIKIDANGNSTSSSSSSTPSSDSSSSFDSSSD; translated from the coding sequence ATGCGTAAGAAAAAAATGGAACACAGATTAATCAAAAAAAGAAAAAAATGGCCGTGGATACTTTTGACAATCGTTTTATTAATTGTTTTGAGTGTCGGAGCTTTCTGGTGGAAATATGGCTATGATATTAGAAATACGATTGCGGATGGCTATTCATACAGTCAGGGTTTGAAGAAGTCAGACTTTCATCCTAAAAATTCAACCGTTATATATGACCGTAACGGTAAAGAAATCAAGAAACTGTCACAGTCGAGTTCCAATTATACTGATATAAATGACATTAACCCCAAGATTAGCAAAGGATTAGTCGCGGTGGAGGACCAACGTTTCTACATTCATCATGGTGTCGATTTGTATGGTATTCTGCGTTCGACCGTTTCAACTGTTTTGCATCGTCGGACTGAAGGTGGTTCGACCTTAACGCAGCAACTAGTTAAGAATGTTATTTTGCAGGATCAATCACAGAATCTAACGCGTAAGTTGAAAGAAATGGTTATTGCCCAACAACTGGAGAAGAAATTTACCAAGCAACAGATTCTTGAATTCTATATCAACGATGTCTATATGGGACATGGTTCTTATGGATTCAGTGCCGCCTCGGATTACTATTTTTCACAGGATCAAAAAGATTTATCAATTGATAAATTAGCTGTGCTAGTCGGCATCCCTAATAATCCAGTTTACTATGATCCAGTAGCTGCACCGCAACGGACAATAAAACGCCGTAACATGATTCTCTATATTTTCCATCAACGTGGTTTGATTTCCAAAAAGACTTATTTGACCGCACGTAAGCGTCCATTAGGTTTGAAGATTAATCAGAAGCGTTATGACAATAATGTTTCGAATAACTATGCGCTGAGCTACGCCGTCTTCAATGCGACTGAGGAATTAATGAAGTCAGCTGGCTTCACGATGCGTTATGATTTTAAGGATAACGCTGACCGTAACGCCTATAATACTAGTTACCAACAAGCATACGAGCGTGCTCATGGTCAATTGATGGATGGTGGTTATACGATTAGAACAACGATTGATGAAACTGTTCAAAATAAGATTGAGCAATTGGTCAATAATACGTATAAGGCTTATACAGGTAGGGATGTCCATGGAAAATTAGCGCCACAAGTATCAAGTACCGTCGTTGATAACAAAACTGGCGACGTTATAGCGATAGTCGGTGGACGAACAACCAACGGGGATCAAGTTAATCGGGCGATAAGTGGTTATCGTCAACCTGGTTCCACAGCCAAGCCGATAGTTGCCTATGCTCCAGCTTTTGAACGTGGATATTTCCCTCAGAGTACCGTAATCGATTCTGCTGTCGGAAATCCAGTAGTTCATAACTGGTACAGCGGTTATACAGGTAGCAATACTTTGCGTCATGCTTTGGAAAACTCAATTAATACAATTGCGTACAAATTAGCGGCTTCGGATACTAAACACACCTATTATGATGACTTAGTTAAAATGGAGTTTGCTCGTTTGAGCCCTGAACAGAAAGAAGAGCCACGTTTAGCAATTGGTTCATTCAAGTATGGGACAACTACGACCGAAATGGCCTCCGCATACAGTTCATTCTCACGTGGTGGGCAATTCATTCATCCAAGTAATTTGTCGAGTATTTATGATAATGACAATGATCGTTTTATTTATCAGAATACGCACATGAAAAAGGACGTTTATACGAAGAATGCCAGTTATATGATGCTCAATACCATGCAATCCGTTATTACTGATGGTCTGGGTAAAGCAGCGGCATTGGATAACTATAAGTACACGGCTGGTAAAACTGGTACGACCGATGATACGAAAGATTCCTATTTTGTTGGGATGACACCTAATTTCACGATTGCTAACTGGACTGGTAACGATGTGCCATCTACTTTGACTCAGAGTGAAGATGCTTTGACGATGCAGGCTTTCAAGGCTGAGGGTGAGTATATGGTCGATTATACAAAGCAAAAGCAAACTAACTTCAAGAAACCAAGTACTGTCACAGTTAGTGGTGGCAATATCTCGGTTAAGGCAAGCAATGAAAAGCCAAGTATTCAAGATATTATTGATAACGACTTTTCGAAATATAATACCGACCAAGAAGATAAGAATACGAACCGACTTTACAATCTCGATTATCGAATTATCTATCATTTGACTAAGAAAGAAGAATTTAGTCGTGAAGATAAGGTTCAAAAAGCCATCGATAAGTATAACGAGTCACCAATTACTAAGGAGTCTCAATACAATAGTAAGTTGAGTGAATTGCAGAAGATTCGTTACCTCAACGCTAATGTTAAACGCCAGAGTGCCAAGATTGATTTCAATAAGCAGATTTTGGAATTACAAAAGGATCTGAATATGAGTCAGGCCATGTTCCAAGCAGCTAAGGATAATAAGAAAGTTGCGAAGTACGAGGCTGAGAAGGAAACAATTGAAACAGAACGGGCTCAGAAACGTCAGTCAATGGTCGATAAGTTGATGCCACAGTACAATTCACAATTGCAGAAGGTTAAGGATGCTTATAAGAACGATGATTCAGATAAAGCTGATCAAAAGCAGAAACTCGTTGATATTATGAACGAAATTAGAAGCTATGGTGGCAATGTGCCAGACATCAAGATAGATGCCAATGGCAATTCAACCAGTTCTTCATCGTCATCAACGCCTTCTTCTGATTCATCTTCAAGCTTTGACAGTTCTAGTGATTAG
- a CDS encoding Rrf2 family transcriptional regulator → MKFSNKLSDGVHILAYIDICKDGDLSSAAIAGSIESNPSLVRRMMSRLSKAGLLVSRPGVVAPKLGRPADEITLLDVYKVMEDNQNLLHIDEKTNPACIVGGNIQETLTDIYDQIQKNAEDSMAQVTLQQIIDSILVNNSKKK, encoded by the coding sequence ATGAAATTTTCCAATAAACTAAGCGATGGAGTCCACATATTAGCTTATATCGACATTTGTAAAGATGGAGATCTCTCAAGCGCTGCGATTGCTGGTAGTATTGAATCCAATCCTAGTTTAGTGCGTCGAATGATGTCACGCTTAAGTAAAGCCGGCTTGTTAGTCAGTCGACCTGGAGTAGTAGCACCGAAACTGGGCCGACCAGCGGATGAGATTACACTTTTGGACGTGTATAAAGTGATGGAGGATAACCAAAACCTCTTACACATCGACGAAAAGACTAATCCAGCCTGTATTGTCGGCGGCAATATTCAAGAAACTTTGACTGATATATATGATCAGATTCAAAAGAATGCTGAAGACAGTATGGCGCAGGTGACTTTACAACAAATTATCGATAGTATTTTGGTTAACAATAGTAAGAAAAAATAA
- a CDS encoding NAD(P)H-binding protein: MTKYAITAVTGHFGQNAIKELAKLVAPTDIIALARNTKKAEAIVPEGVEVRPGDYTDEKQLEASLKGVDRLLLISSQPGGPVARLTQHENAIKAAKNAGVKYIAYTSFPHADETTVPLAADHIASEKLIKESGMDYSFLRNNWYLENDGAGLKAAANGQPLVYSTGDSKVGWALESEYSEAAAKVLATADPKKVYEFAGKSRTYADLAQAIGDVKTVSITDDEYKEQLKAAGMDDMTIGIIISIQDLISEGALQEETTDLPDVLGRDLTPISDAIQTVINE; the protein is encoded by the coding sequence ATGACAAAATACGCAATCACAGCCGTTACCGGCCACTTTGGACAAAACGCAATCAAGGAATTAGCAAAACTAGTAGCACCCACAGACATCATCGCTTTAGCACGTAATACCAAAAAGGCTGAAGCAATCGTTCCAGAAGGTGTCGAAGTACGTCCTGGAGATTATACTGACGAAAAACAACTTGAAGCATCCCTAAAAGGCGTTGACCGTCTACTTCTAATTTCATCTCAACCAGGTGGACCAGTAGCTCGTTTAACACAACATGAAAATGCAATTAAAGCTGCTAAAAATGCTGGTGTAAAATACATTGCTTATACAAGCTTCCCACATGCTGACGAGACAACGGTTCCTTTAGCCGCTGATCATATTGCATCTGAAAAACTTATCAAGGAATCAGGGATGGACTATTCATTCCTACGTAACAACTGGTATTTGGAAAATGACGGTGCTGGCTTGAAAGCTGCAGCTAACGGTCAACCTTTAGTTTATTCAACTGGCGACAGTAAAGTAGGCTGGGCTTTGGAAAGCGAATATTCAGAAGCTGCTGCTAAGGTTTTAGCTACTGCTGATCCTAAAAAAGTCTATGAATTTGCCGGTAAGAGTCGTACATATGCAGATTTAGCTCAAGCTATTGGTGATGTAAAGACTGTTTCAATTACTGATGACGAGTACAAAGAACAACTTAAGGCTGCCGGAATGGACGATATGACAATCGGCATTATCATTTCAATTCAAGATTTGATTTCTGAAGGTGCCTTACAAGAAGAAACAACTGATTTACCAGATGTACTAGGCCGTGATTTGACACCAATTTCAGATGCCATTCAAACAGTTATTAATGAATAG
- a CDS encoding adenylosuccinate synthase, protein MTTVVVVGTQWGDEGKGKITDYFSGEANIIARYQGGDNAGHTLNIDNHVYKLRSVPSGILYPDKTSVIGNGVVLNLESLQEELGRLHEQGVDTTNLKISNRAQLILPYHIELDKLQEAAKGDSKVGTTNRGIGPAYTDKASRVGIRMADILDKELFKELLTENLKQKNELFTKIYGAEPMNFDDIFEKYYQIGQDLKDRVIDTSAYLNRELKNGKNVLFEGAQGIMLDIDHGTYPYVTSSNPAGGVTTGAGVGAPLIDNVIGVVKAYTSRVGAGPFPTEQLNETGDFLREAGHEYGTVTHRPRRVGWLDLVVLKHSCNVAGVTHLSLNCLDVLTGLKEIKVCTGYDLNGKIIDEYPANLNVLAKCKPVYKTFPGWDEDMTQAKSLEDLPQAARDYLDFVKDQLGVEYATVSVGPDREQTIEVNDVWTN, encoded by the coding sequence ATGACAACAGTTGTTGTAGTAGGTACTCAATGGGGCGATGAAGGTAAAGGAAAGATTACCGATTATTTCAGTGGTGAAGCTAACATTATTGCACGTTACCAAGGTGGAGATAATGCTGGACATACGCTAAATATCGATAACCATGTTTACAAATTGAGATCTGTTCCATCAGGTATTTTGTATCCAGATAAGACTAGTGTTATTGGAAATGGGGTTGTTTTAAACCTTGAGTCACTTCAAGAAGAGCTCGGTCGTCTTCACGAACAAGGCGTTGACACAACTAACCTAAAAATTTCTAACCGTGCACAGTTAATCTTGCCTTACCATATCGAACTAGATAAGCTTCAAGAAGCTGCTAAGGGCGATTCTAAGGTCGGAACAACTAATAGAGGTATTGGACCTGCTTATACTGACAAAGCTTCACGTGTGGGTATTAGAATGGCCGATATTCTTGATAAAGAGTTGTTCAAGGAATTGTTGACAGAAAACCTTAAGCAAAAGAATGAACTATTTACTAAAATCTACGGTGCTGAACCAATGAACTTTGATGATATCTTTGAAAAGTATTATCAAATTGGTCAAGACTTAAAAGATCGTGTTATCGACACATCTGCCTATTTGAACAGAGAATTAAAGAACGGTAAAAACGTCCTATTTGAAGGCGCACAAGGAATCATGCTTGATATTGACCATGGTACTTATCCTTATGTAACTTCATCAAATCCCGCTGGTGGTGTAACAACAGGTGCCGGAGTCGGTGCTCCATTGATCGACAACGTTATCGGAGTTGTGAAAGCTTATACATCACGAGTTGGTGCTGGTCCATTCCCAACAGAACAATTAAACGAAACCGGCGATTTCTTACGTGAAGCTGGCCATGAATACGGAACAGTAACACACCGTCCCCGTCGAGTTGGCTGGTTGGACCTAGTCGTTCTAAAACATTCATGTAATGTTGCCGGAGTAACACACTTATCACTTAACTGTTTAGATGTACTAACAGGCCTAAAAGAAATCAAAGTCTGCACAGGCTACGATTTGAACGGTAAGATTATCGACGAATATCCAGCAAACTTGAACGTTTTAGCAAAATGTAAACCAGTATATAAGACATTCCCAGGTTGGGATGAAGATATGACACAAGCCAAGAGCTTGGAAGATTTGCCACAAGCAGCTAGAGATTATTTGGACTTTGTTAAAGACCAATTAGGCGTTGAATATGCTACAGTTTCAGTTGGTCCAGATAGAGAACAAACAATTGAAGTAAATGACGTGTGGACAAACTAG
- the dnaB gene encoding replicative DNA helicase yields the protein MNNDITSRIPPNDKDAEQAVLGAVFLSQDALIEAMEYVEAEDFYQHANQLVFQAMMNLNDEEEPVDVVTVQNELDRLNQIEDIGGVSYLAELASAVPTAANTTYYAKIVKNKSTLRRLINAATGIVQRSFEEDEDVDSIIDLSEKEIMDVSENRNHKGFRRISDVVKSSFEEIDKLYDQDSDVTGLSTGYKDLDAMTTGLHKDELVILAARPGVGKTAFALNLAQNAATKSNATVAIFSLEMGAESLVNRMLCSEGSIDANALRTGKLDENQWNSLVVAMGSLSRTNVYIDDTPGIKMAEIRSKCRRLLKESGNLDLVIIDYLQLIEGTGQENRQQEVSVISRNLKKLAKELHVPIIALSQLSRGVEARQDKRPMLSDIRESGSIEQDADIVAFLYRDDYYRDEDGDDNNNSEPQEEPEDPDVGEVEVIISKNRSGPRGTAKLLFVKSYNKFSSIANIPEN from the coding sequence ATGAATAATGATATAACTTCAAGAATACCGCCCAATGATAAGGATGCCGAGCAAGCCGTATTAGGAGCGGTTTTTCTTAGTCAGGATGCTTTAATCGAAGCTATGGAATACGTTGAAGCGGAAGATTTTTATCAACACGCTAATCAATTAGTATTCCAAGCTATGATGAATTTAAACGATGAGGAAGAACCAGTCGATGTTGTGACAGTTCAAAACGAACTCGATCGTTTAAATCAAATTGAGGATATTGGTGGGGTCAGTTACTTAGCTGAACTAGCTAGTGCTGTACCGACAGCCGCTAATACGACTTATTATGCCAAAATCGTTAAGAACAAATCGACTTTGCGTCGTCTGATCAATGCTGCCACAGGAATTGTCCAACGGAGTTTTGAAGAAGATGAAGATGTTGATAGTATTATCGATTTATCCGAAAAAGAAATCATGGATGTTTCTGAAAACCGAAATCACAAGGGTTTCAGAAGAATCTCAGATGTTGTAAAGTCTTCATTTGAGGAGATTGATAAACTCTATGATCAAGACAGTGATGTTACTGGACTTTCAACTGGTTACAAAGATCTTGATGCCATGACGACTGGTTTGCATAAGGATGAATTAGTTATCCTCGCTGCCCGTCCCGGTGTTGGTAAAACTGCCTTTGCTTTGAACTTGGCTCAAAATGCGGCCACGAAATCTAATGCCACAGTTGCTATTTTCTCTTTGGAAATGGGTGCTGAATCGTTAGTTAACCGTATGCTTTGTTCAGAAGGTAGTATTGACGCCAATGCGTTGAGAACTGGTAAGTTGGATGAGAATCAATGGAACAGTTTAGTTGTTGCCATGGGTAGTTTGTCACGGACTAACGTCTATATCGACGATACCCCTGGTATTAAGATGGCTGAAATTAGATCAAAATGTCGTCGACTTTTAAAGGAAAGCGGCAATTTGGATTTAGTTATCATTGATTATTTGCAGTTGATCGAAGGTACTGGTCAAGAAAATAGACAACAAGAAGTTTCTGTTATTTCTCGTAATTTGAAAAAATTAGCAAAAGAATTACATGTACCAATAATCGCATTGTCACAGCTTTCCCGTGGTGTTGAAGCTCGTCAAGATAAGAGACCAATGTTGTCAGATATCCGTGAATCTGGTTCAATTGAACAGGATGCGGATATCGTAGCTTTTCTTTATCGTGATGATTATTATCGTGATGAAGATGGCGATGACAACAATAATAGTGAGCCGCAAGAGGAACCGGAAGATCCGGATGTTGGTGAAGTCGAAGTCATCATCAGTAAGAACCGTTCGGGTCCTCGTGGGACTGCTAAGTTATTGTTCGTGAAATCTTATAATAAGTTTTCATCGATCGCGAATATTCCAGAAAATTAA
- the rplI gene encoding 50S ribosomal protein L9, with amino-acid sequence MKVIFLEDVRGKGKKGELRNVADGYAQNFLIKNKKAIEATTANVAKLKAEQNREAKDYEAEKAEAKVLKTQIEDDKTVVEVSAKAGTDGRLFGSVTTKKIAEELNNQYGIKADKHKMTLADGVKALGYINVPVKLFEGVEATIRVHVAEKK; translated from the coding sequence ATGAAAGTTATTTTCCTAGAAGATGTTAGAGGTAAAGGTAAGAAGGGGGAGCTAAGGAATGTTGCTGACGGTTACGCCCAAAACTTCCTAATTAAGAATAAAAAGGCTATTGAGGCTACAACTGCTAATGTTGCTAAATTAAAGGCTGAACAAAACCGTGAAGCTAAAGATTACGAAGCTGAAAAAGCTGAAGCTAAGGTTTTGAAGACTCAGATTGAAGATGACAAGACAGTTGTCGAAGTTTCAGCTAAAGCTGGTACTGATGGTCGTTTATTCGGCTCAGTTACAACTAAGAAAATTGCTGAAGAATTAAATAACCAATATGGAATCAAAGCTGATAAGCACAAGATGACATTAGCTGATGGTGTTAAGGCACTTGGATACATTAACGTTCCTGTTAAATTGTTTGAAGGTGTTGAGGCAACCATTCGCGTACACGTTGCTGAAAAGAAGTAG
- a CDS encoding DHH family phosphoesterase, whose translation MKKIKANLKFFLSRVDHSTQLTAVSLIVMLFSILIVGLIHGSAAGYIQAILVIISLILFVYLFLLLGEKAGKYTNNLQYRIDRGTDNSFVEYPLGILLYDTDKQIQWVNPYFVEETGFNPSNSMTIGDVSAKLASMIDDANPTGNQTIQIDDKYYLVQVQTELKVIYLMDITHYSKIEKRYEENRSVIGQVYLDNYAEITQSMSDRDVSNLDNYITNELSNWASEQQMFLKRIDDDHFFIMAYTGRIFEMEKTGFKILDIIREYTSQQNVPLTLSMGFSYGVDDLHKLNDEAQKNLNLALGRGGDQVVVKEIGEKARFYGGNTDPMEKRTRVRARMISEALQELLKDSDQVIVMGHSHPDMDVLGSSLGIRRISMMNNTPCKIVINPNTLHSDVSRLLGMIDEDPSIKKDIISPEESETIKTPRTLIVMVDHSKQSISINPDLFNGDNNKVVVIDHHRRGEEFPENPMLIYIEPYASSTSELITEMLEYQPKNKKAIEKIEATALLAGITVDTKSFSLRTGTRTFDAASYLRSVGADETVIQNVLKENIDSFIQKSHLIETITMVNGNMAVCFGEEDQSYDPVIVAQAADTLLSLDNVEASFVISKRPDGRVGISARSLGNVNVQVIMEKLGGGGHLSDAATQISDSTVEDVKNQLVDVLTESNKKN comes from the coding sequence ATGAAAAAGATAAAAGCTAATCTGAAATTCTTCCTTTCACGAGTTGATCATTCAACTCAACTTACGGCGGTCTCTTTGATTGTTATGTTATTTTCGATATTAATAGTTGGTTTGATTCACGGCTCAGCAGCTGGTTACATTCAAGCTATACTAGTAATTATCTCGTTAATCCTATTTGTTTATTTATTCCTATTATTAGGTGAAAAAGCAGGTAAGTATACTAACAATTTGCAGTATCGAATTGATCGGGGAACAGATAACAGTTTTGTAGAGTATCCATTAGGAATACTTCTATATGATACTGATAAACAGATTCAGTGGGTGAACCCTTACTTTGTTGAAGAGACAGGATTTAATCCATCTAACAGTATGACCATCGGAGATGTATCGGCCAAATTAGCCAGTATGATTGATGATGCGAATCCTACGGGGAATCAAACGATTCAAATCGATGACAAGTATTATTTGGTACAGGTTCAAACAGAACTGAAAGTCATCTATTTAATGGATATTACACACTATTCTAAAATTGAAAAGAGATATGAAGAAAATCGTTCAGTTATCGGACAAGTATATTTGGATAACTACGCTGAGATTACTCAGTCAATGAGTGATCGTGATGTCTCTAATTTGGATAATTATATTACCAATGAGTTGTCGAATTGGGCTTCAGAACAGCAGATGTTCTTGAAACGTATCGATGATGATCATTTCTTTATCATGGCTTACACAGGTCGGATTTTTGAAATGGAAAAGACTGGTTTTAAGATTTTGGATATCATCCGTGAGTACACATCACAACAAAATGTACCTTTGACGCTAAGTATGGGCTTCTCATATGGTGTTGATGATTTGCATAAGCTGAACGATGAGGCGCAAAAGAATCTTAATTTGGCACTTGGACGTGGTGGTGATCAGGTCGTCGTTAAAGAAATTGGCGAAAAAGCTCGTTTCTACGGCGGAAATACTGATCCAATGGAAAAGAGAACCCGGGTTCGAGCTAGAATGATTAGTGAAGCGCTCCAAGAATTGCTCAAGGATAGCGACCAAGTCATTGTTATGGGACACTCGCATCCCGATATGGATGTTTTGGGCTCATCCCTTGGTATTAGACGTATTTCAATGATGAATAATACTCCATGTAAGATTGTCATCAATCCGAATACCTTGCACTCTGACGTCAGTCGTTTGTTGGGCATGATTGACGAAGATCCTAGTATTAAGAAAGATATTATTTCACCAGAGGAATCTGAGACTATCAAGACGCCTAGAACTTTGATTGTTATGGTCGATCACTCGAAACAGAGTATCTCTATCAATCCTGATTTGTTCAACGGCGATAATAATAAAGTTGTCGTTATTGATCACCATAGACGTGGCGAGGAATTCCCAGAAAATCCAATGTTGATTTATATCGAACCATACGCTTCATCAACGAGTGAATTGATTACTGAAATGCTTGAATATCAGCCTAAGAATAAAAAAGCCATCGAAAAAATCGAGGCTACAGCGTTGTTGGCTGGTATTACAGTCGATACGAAGTCATTCTCACTCAGAACTGGTACCAGAACCTTTGATGCGGCCAGTTACTTGCGTTCAGTGGGTGCTGATGAGACCGTCATCCAGAATGTTTTGAAAGAGAATATCGACTCATTTATTCAAAAGAGTCACTTAATCGAAACAATTACGATGGTCAATGGCAACATGGCAGTATGTTTTGGCGAAGAAGACCAATCTTACGATCCAGTTATTGTTGCCCAAGCAGCTGATACATTGTTATCATTAGATAATGTTGAAGCATCATTTGTTATTAGCAAACGTCCAGATGGTCGTGTTGGTATTTCAGCACGTAGTTTGGGAAATGTTAATGTTCAAGTCATTATGGAGAAACTTGGCGGTGGTGGACACTTGTCTGATGCCGCAACTCAAATTTCTGATTCAACGGTCGAGGATGTCAAAAATCAATTGGTTGACGTATTGACTGAATCTAATAAGAAGAACTAA
- a CDS encoding DUF3278 domain-containing protein: MKTKWDDKVIKKFFGIPGVMDERVKNEIGRNSIRTVIVLLVFEFLFAIASFSYAAAGLVNDFENFFYINILIQLLAVSWIAILCSMIPLRQLGLIDRETTKQNKEQKIKQIRLKWMKMLPLNFLSFWIISSVLEFSKRSFLTVLFSRQELFEALFFAIFFSGFMYLWERHLIRVVKDDRY, translated from the coding sequence ATGAAGACTAAGTGGGATGATAAAGTAATCAAAAAGTTCTTTGGAATTCCTGGAGTGATGGACGAACGAGTCAAGAATGAAATTGGTCGGAATTCAATTAGAACAGTAATTGTATTGTTGGTTTTTGAATTCTTGTTTGCAATTGCTAGCTTTTCATATGCCGCAGCAGGATTGGTAAATGATTTTGAAAATTTCTTTTATATTAATATATTAATTCAATTGTTAGCGGTTTCATGGATTGCGATTTTATGTTCGATGATTCCGTTACGTCAGCTTGGTTTAATTGATCGAGAAACTACTAAGCAAAATAAAGAACAGAAAATAAAACAAATTCGTCTGAAGTGGATGAAGATGCTGCCGTTAAATTTTCTTTCCTTTTGGATAATCAGCTCAGTTCTAGAGTTTTCGAAACGTAGTTTTCTAACTGTGTTATTTAGTCGGCAGGAATTGTTTGAAGCACTATTTTTTGCCATTTTTTTCAGCGGATTTATGTATTTATGGGAAAGGCATCTGATACGTGTTGTTAAAGATGATAGGTATTAG
- a CDS encoding helix-turn-helix transcriptional regulator, translating to MNRVREYRRSLKLSQMALAEKAGVARQTINLIENDKYNPSLDLCLKLAWILKTDLNTLFWRDQDED from the coding sequence ATGAATCGTGTTCGTGAATATCGTCGTAGTTTAAAGTTGTCGCAAATGGCTCTGGCTGAAAAGGCTGGTGTAGCGAGGCAAACGATTAATCTAATTGAAAACGATAAGTATAATCCGTCTTTAGATCTGTGTCTAAAACTGGCTTGGATACTGAAGACTGATTTGAATACGCTTTTTTGGAGGGATCAAGATGAAGACTAA
- the rpsR gene encoding 30S ribosomal protein S18 codes for MAQQRRGGRRRRKVDFIAANHIEYIDYKDTDLLKRFISERGKILPRRVTGTSAKNQRALTVAIKRARIMALLPFVAED; via the coding sequence ATGGCCCAACAAAGAAGAGGCGGACGTAGAAGACGTAAAGTTGACTTCATCGCTGCTAACCATATCGAATACATCGATTACAAAGATACAGACTTACTTAAGAGATTTATCTCAGAACGTGGTAAGATTTTACCTAGACGTGTTACTGGTACAAGTGCTAAGAACCAACGTGCTTTGACTGTAGCTATCAAGAGAGCAAGAATCATGGCTCTACTTCCATTCGTTGCTGAAGACTAA